The Linepithema humile isolate Giens D197 chromosome 2, Lhum_UNIL_v1.0, whole genome shotgun sequence genome has a segment encoding these proteins:
- the 5-HT2A gene encoding 5-hydroxytryptamine receptor 2C isoform X1, which yields MLISQSNLTSWASNLTMLHQISCNDTLLDCAEECNINSDGFDYLCTAVERGTLTSSITLFCTPCDYASCNVNVSLILNSLESIKGVFLSRIPMRDCNVTFFEEEILECLPAVSVAGDLAVSCTHRSRIGGTWMARRIDWSFLFVAVFIVAGGLGNILVCLAVGLDKKLHNVTNYFLLSLAVADLLVSLFVMPLGAIPGFLGYWPFGVAWCNVYVTCDVLACSASIMHMCFISLGRYLGIRNPLRTRHTSTKRVVGFKITAVWLLAMLVSSFITVLGIINPSNIMPQPGMCVINNRVFFVFGSLIAFYIPMIVMVTTYVLTVQLLRKKARFAIEHPESNQFRRLGGRYASTKTPSTASSSSITTTTTAAIKSSTFPARQIRASGRSVEKKSNKCDGARNVLPQLELMVNGAGNTATEPRHKLQVDQATQTPENIARETRNFTLRTLKLQLNVIPTTRNLKFLARRMKKRSLTANAVATEQKASKVLGLVFFTFVLCWAPFFLLNIFFAVCPMCSVPRHVVDTFLWLGYVSSTINPIIYTIFNRTFRAAFIRLLKCNCSRSARPSRIRSVTESSRGTMGLCTSGVLPLAISLQGTPLLTPMSNPTSTPASGNSLVTMMHQTPSSLYRDTFLVDERDQNDH from the exons ATGCTGATCTCGCAGAGCAATCTTACATCCTGGGCCAGCAACTTGACGATGCTGCACCAAATATCCTGCAATGACACTCTTCTAGACTGCGCCGAAGAATGTAACATCAATTCTGACGGATTCGACTATCTCTGCACCGCAGTCGAAAGAGGAACTCTCACCTCCTCGATCACCTTATTTTGCACACCCTGCGATTATGCGAGTTGCAACGTCAACGTGTCCTTGATTCTCAATAGCCTCGAGAGCATCAAGGGTGTTTTTTTGTCAAGGATACCAATGAGGGATTGCAACGTCACGTTCTTCGAGGAAGAA ATTTTGGAGTGCTTGCCGGCCGTCAGCGTCGCCGGAGATCTGGCCGTGTCCTGCACGCATCGATCCAGGATCGGCGGCACGTGGATGGCGCGTCGCATTGATTGGAGTTTTCTATTCGTGGCGGTGTTCATAGTCGCCGGTGGATTAGGAAATATATTGGTTTGCCTTGCAGTGGGATTAGACAAAAAACTCCACAACGTGACCAACTACTTCCTGTTATCGTTGGCCGTGGCCGATCTTCTTGTTAGCCTTTTTGTCATGCCTCTGGGTGCCATACCAGGGTTCCTGG gaTATTGGCCGTTCGGCGTGGCGTGGTGCAATGTATACGTGACATGCGACGTGCTCGCGTGTTCCGCGAGCATAATGCACATGTGCTTCATCTCCCTGGGCCGTTATCTGGGCATTCGTAATCCGCTCAGGACACGTCATACGTCCACGAAACGAGTAGTGGGCTTCAAGATTACCGCGGTCTGGCTATTGGCAATGCTAGTCTCCAGCTTCATCACAGTATTAG GTATAATCAATCCCTCGAACATCATGCCACAGCCAGGAATGTGTGTCATCAACAACCGGGTGTTTTTCGTTTTTGGTTCTCTGATCGCCTTCTACATCCCTATGATCGTTATGGTAACGACTTATGTGCTAACAGTGCAGTTGTTGCGCAAGAAAGCACGATTCGCTATCGAACATCCGGAAAGCAATCAATTTCGGAGATTAGGGGGTAGATACGCATCAACAAAAACACCATCAACAGCGTCATCATCATCGATTACAACCACCACTACTGCCGCCATAAAATCATCCACTTTTCCGGCGAGACAAATTCGGGCTTCCGGTCGAAGCGTAGAAAAAAAGAG TAACAAATGTGATGGCGCGAGAAACGTCTTACCACAATTGGAATTAATGGTGAACGGTGCCGGAAATACCGCCACAGAACCTCGGCACAAATTGCAAGTGGATCAGGCTACCCAAACGCCAGAGAATATCGCGCGCGAAACACGGAACTTCACCCTACGAACTCTGAAATTGCAGTTAAACGTTATACCGACCACCCGGAATCTCAA GTTTCTGGCGAGGCGAATGAAAAAGAGATCCCTGACCGCGAATGCGGTCGCAACTGAACAAAAAGCGAGTAAGGTTCTGGGATTAGTGTTTTTCACGTTCGTGTTGTGTTGGGCGCCATTCTTCCTgcttaacattttcttcgccGTGTGTCCCATGTGTTCTGTACCGCGGCACGTGGTGGATACGTTTCTCTGGCTGGGCTACGTGTCCTCGACAATCAATCCAATCATCTATACCATCTTTAACAGGACTTTTCGAGCTGCATTTATTCGTTTGCTGAAATGCAACTGCTCGAG atCTGCAAGACCTTCGAGAATTCGTTCGGTCACTGAAAGCAGTAGAGGAACGATGGGTCTCTGTACGTCAGGTGTTCTGCCACTAGCCATCAGCCTTCAGGGCACACCCTTGCTAACCCCGATGTCAAACCCCACGTCAACGCCGGCGTCGGGAAACTCTTTGGTGACGATGATGCATCAGACGCCGAGCTCGCTATATCGCGATACCTTTTTGGTCGACGAACGTGATCAAAATGATCATTAA
- the 5-HT2A gene encoding 5-hydroxytryptamine receptor 2C isoform X2, whose protein sequence is MLISQSNLTSWASNLTMLHQISCNDTLLDCAEECNINSDGFDYLCTAVERGTLTSSITLFCTPCDYASCNVNVSLILNSLESIKGVFLSRIPMRDCNVTFFEEEILECLPAVSVAGDLAVSCTHRSRIGGTWMARRIDWSFLFVAVFIVAGGLGNILVCLAVGLDKKLHNVTNYFLLSLAVADLLVSLFVMPLGAIPGFLGYWPFGVAWCNVYVTCDVLACSASIMHMCFISLGRYLGIRNPLRTRHTSTKRVVGFKITAVWLLAMLVSSFITVLGIINPSNIMPQPGMCVINNRVFFVFGSLIAFYIPMIVMVTTYVLTVQLLRKKARFAIEHPESNQFRRLGGRYASTKTPSTASSSSITTTTTAAIKSSTFPARQIRASGRSVEKKRFLARRMKKRSLTANAVATEQKASKVLGLVFFTFVLCWAPFFLLNIFFAVCPMCSVPRHVVDTFLWLGYVSSTINPIIYTIFNRTFRAAFIRLLKCNCSRSARPSRIRSVTESSRGTMGLCTSGVLPLAISLQGTPLLTPMSNPTSTPASGNSLVTMMHQTPSSLYRDTFLVDERDQNDH, encoded by the exons ATGCTGATCTCGCAGAGCAATCTTACATCCTGGGCCAGCAACTTGACGATGCTGCACCAAATATCCTGCAATGACACTCTTCTAGACTGCGCCGAAGAATGTAACATCAATTCTGACGGATTCGACTATCTCTGCACCGCAGTCGAAAGAGGAACTCTCACCTCCTCGATCACCTTATTTTGCACACCCTGCGATTATGCGAGTTGCAACGTCAACGTGTCCTTGATTCTCAATAGCCTCGAGAGCATCAAGGGTGTTTTTTTGTCAAGGATACCAATGAGGGATTGCAACGTCACGTTCTTCGAGGAAGAA ATTTTGGAGTGCTTGCCGGCCGTCAGCGTCGCCGGAGATCTGGCCGTGTCCTGCACGCATCGATCCAGGATCGGCGGCACGTGGATGGCGCGTCGCATTGATTGGAGTTTTCTATTCGTGGCGGTGTTCATAGTCGCCGGTGGATTAGGAAATATATTGGTTTGCCTTGCAGTGGGATTAGACAAAAAACTCCACAACGTGACCAACTACTTCCTGTTATCGTTGGCCGTGGCCGATCTTCTTGTTAGCCTTTTTGTCATGCCTCTGGGTGCCATACCAGGGTTCCTGG gaTATTGGCCGTTCGGCGTGGCGTGGTGCAATGTATACGTGACATGCGACGTGCTCGCGTGTTCCGCGAGCATAATGCACATGTGCTTCATCTCCCTGGGCCGTTATCTGGGCATTCGTAATCCGCTCAGGACACGTCATACGTCCACGAAACGAGTAGTGGGCTTCAAGATTACCGCGGTCTGGCTATTGGCAATGCTAGTCTCCAGCTTCATCACAGTATTAG GTATAATCAATCCCTCGAACATCATGCCACAGCCAGGAATGTGTGTCATCAACAACCGGGTGTTTTTCGTTTTTGGTTCTCTGATCGCCTTCTACATCCCTATGATCGTTATGGTAACGACTTATGTGCTAACAGTGCAGTTGTTGCGCAAGAAAGCACGATTCGCTATCGAACATCCGGAAAGCAATCAATTTCGGAGATTAGGGGGTAGATACGCATCAACAAAAACACCATCAACAGCGTCATCATCATCGATTACAACCACCACTACTGCCGCCATAAAATCATCCACTTTTCCGGCGAGACAAATTCGGGCTTCCGGTCGAAGCGTAGAAAAAAAGAG GTTTCTGGCGAGGCGAATGAAAAAGAGATCCCTGACCGCGAATGCGGTCGCAACTGAACAAAAAGCGAGTAAGGTTCTGGGATTAGTGTTTTTCACGTTCGTGTTGTGTTGGGCGCCATTCTTCCTgcttaacattttcttcgccGTGTGTCCCATGTGTTCTGTACCGCGGCACGTGGTGGATACGTTTCTCTGGCTGGGCTACGTGTCCTCGACAATCAATCCAATCATCTATACCATCTTTAACAGGACTTTTCGAGCTGCATTTATTCGTTTGCTGAAATGCAACTGCTCGAG atCTGCAAGACCTTCGAGAATTCGTTCGGTCACTGAAAGCAGTAGAGGAACGATGGGTCTCTGTACGTCAGGTGTTCTGCCACTAGCCATCAGCCTTCAGGGCACACCCTTGCTAACCCCGATGTCAAACCCCACGTCAACGCCGGCGTCGGGAAACTCTTTGGTGACGATGATGCATCAGACGCCGAGCTCGCTATATCGCGATACCTTTTTGGTCGACGAACGTGATCAAAATGATCATTAA
- the LOC105674782 gene encoding uncharacterized protein yields MVHAKLLLIFALTIFYLEGLHGHGMLMEPVNRGSAWRKGFKTPVNYDDDGNYCGGLFVQINNGGKCGLCGDDYKMPQPRPNENGGRYGTGTIVKTYKAGEMIELVARLTANHMGYFQYSICPLNHNKELETEECFATYPLKLSDGSNKYVLKSSKSGEYQMNAYLPAGLTCEHCVLRWEYIAGNNWGKCEDGTHKQGCGPQETFKSCSDIRIVS; encoded by the exons ATGGTGCACGCTAAGCTGTTGCTTATTTTCGCTCTTAcgattttttatcttgaagGACTTCATGGACATGGAATGCTTATGGAACCCGTGAATAGAGGAAGTGCTTGGAGAAAGGGATTTAAGACACCTGTCAATTACGACGATGATGGAAACTACTGTGGTGGCTTATTT gtgcaaataaataatggtgGCAAATGCGGTCTTTGCGGCGATGATTATAAGATGCCGCAGCCTAGGCCAAACGAAAATGGTGGAAGATATGGAACTGGTACTATTGTAAAGAC ctACAAGGCTGGAGAAATGATTGAACTGGTGGCTAGATTAACTGCAAATCATATgggttattttcaatattctatCTGTCCCTTAAATCACAATAAAGAGTTAGAAACCGAAGAATGCTTTGCCACGTATCCGTTGAAATTGTCGGACGGCAGCAATAAATATGTCCTGAAGAGCTCTAAGAGCGGGGAATATCAGATGAATGCCTATCTACCCGCAGGTCTCACCTGTGAACACTGTGTTCTCAG ATGGGAATACATTGCCGGAAACAATTGGGGCAAGTGCGAAGATGGCACACATAAACAAGGCTGCGGACCTCAAGAAACGTTCAAGTCTTGCTCCGATATTCGTATCGTATCGTAA
- the LOC105674780 gene encoding serine-rich adhesin for platelets: MSEGADSVAQTCEDLLEHSTDEGEHDGERNATATTAMQQQPPPLPPPPPPPPPPSSAMTYTGRRPRFGTGNVPPSPYVWVDGRQLRSALAWTKKRPLRRVSFPLNDNHLVTSYLEPANPWQHAENVNREDLISTYKESCARHGTEPLQNVLVQLENLNISQDRCEELNLKGETLDQDHSEPLEEILKRVQFNKIDLEGTSLNDESSIILFDMLEYYESARYLNISSNPEIGARGWQACSHMIKKTQCLEQLEARDITFNEQNMNILSRALRLVCHLHVLKLENCGLSGRAFIILVTALKMNSGIRELYLADNGLDLYDAIQLGSLLRMNNHLQLLDISNNNVQDDGVRDILEGLINQVNEDKTGKGLSILILWNNRLTKKSSPYFSRIIALSKTLETLNIGQNMLTDETLSIVNESLKKNRVLLQLGMQSTELTCEGIITLAEIMETNQVLQRIDLRDNSIQMRGMHALVNVMKKNKTITQIDLDDKPRIRIDGPVHQYIEMVAEIRSCCSKNEEYRQLEESVEDAESPQHPSRLLNASSRKISLTCQTLPSPASRSTKSLTANEPAACGMLEPKRTSGGRLRSPAPSPIPSPVASPIPSPSRNRFVVCRVSETLVRSAESSASSSPITPPSLGSSPCFFSNASGGSSRFRVSVVESTDTGRSPPKSVVASSNSGSVTIGFNVEIHAADSGDTDSAAKTDTAASDNVAASVDKFSVIPATRGTAVNEEARSAERKIQTQSAADETVLATCKNECGVAARVEKGRLDQSGAVRTLQSERNEDIAIKREGNCDESNDVTTDFESAATIERDAGVIRDHRTVYTSTKELQVPAYPNEATSSAKINVIEDCKVSNSAKRPLVDDILDYGAKQEATSEELSTCISESSASTVTETSSARLAEPHSQEPTSTSMQKHKSNLDKLLSLFQHPGQLFSDTSSAAAETKSTLQENINGVMALGDRLQQYLKESRAKLGTDNSWNFLEHDSPPKNKSMKLNVSQLQNLTGMFTSFKLEPYSSFVVEHGTKFFSQAKNQDANVREKDLDNLDKSTEIMVGRIGEKDLFSQEKNPVARSNDENLIGPKNDQVTRNSENQITKCDENDLNDKEKSETVNTNEVENLSDRVSRNDKELISHENNQILNKQSNLFDEMKSEIVEIEARDLHEEERRVAENANVRFEMRKAENQVVEDGENLEDRRKDKIASDDERDWEKISTGNSEDLESRIARNDERDSVDDACVDDEGSACSVDKLQWTKFDFSDQLLSESVQSKDNLVDNLVLDDCLATDAAILPPVLPSPSKSIACTTVKLTNIAEYSTLELNKIDSTGCNSKQDSKHIERDNECLKRDEILGNDSVKCLERDDAVGEANASTARKTCDKITTDSINQTSNNSFAICNIAHDRKAVDNVSTASTSTGATTDDNVDAIESASDNDRTSASLSMSVDDAETLSTSLENVDACDHLNKKVTTSTRCIADEDHQRDFTQREPEENLTEVLDDVCCDFAHCRSTNVNIKVEQRESETVSRPGGGQTSEEHRERVQFMPNNINNVYRNILKDEADIKDSPAGTVEQSKRTDPTIASHLTPYKTSANSAKSSDAEELIFCMTDISTDGASAEDELSPSVASKNSSNRVAGIAESYFELPASRTAATSATTALIGENPESVHGDSQDFGIDDAGIGTADAQPMPPPPPPPPPRGSLQESVDSGIESECSSICIRVDSTAEWKVELVTVPSKSSRNDNGVYERTDGEMKRENEGEDNGKFEEFASDFLARNTRLADNDSVSNNIAHSYLNSIKCPVVGGARSVTATTSDAPLGIEVTADEICPAAPIIAHSPAAVHSTSPK, encoded by the exons ATGAGCGAGGGAGCGGACTCGGTTGCCCAAACCTGCGAAGATTTGCTCGAACACTCGACGGACGAGGGCGAGCATGATGGCGAGCGCAATGCCACGGCTACGACGGCGATGCAGCAACAGCCACctccgctgccgccgccgccaccaccacctCCGCCGCCATCCTCGGCAATGACATACACCGGCAGGAGGCCGCGTTTCGGCACCGGCAACGTACCGCCGTCGCCCTACGTGTGGGTCGATGGCCGACAATTACGGAGCGCCCTAGCCTGGACCAAGAAAAGACCACTGCGACGAGTCAGCTTTCCCCTGAACGACAATCACTTGGTGACAAGCTACCTGGAACCTGCCAATCCCTGGCAACACG CTGAAAATGTGAATCGAGAGGACTTAATATCCACATACAAAGAGTCTTGCGCACGTCACGGCACCGAACccttacaaaatgttttagtTCAGCTCGAG AATCTGAATATATCTCAAGACCGCTGTGAGGAATTGAATTTGAAGGGGGAAACCTTGGATCAGGATCATTCCGAACCATTGGAGGAAATATTGAAGAGagtacaatttaataaaattgatttagaAGGAACGTCTTTGAATGATGAG AGTtccataatattatttgatatgcTGGAATATTATGAATCTGCAAGGTACTTGAATATTTCGTCTAATCCAGAAATTGGAGCGCGTGGCTGGCAAGCGTGTTCGCATATGATTAAAAAG aCTCAGTGTTTAGAGCAACTTGAAGCGAGGGACATAACGTTTAACGAACAAAACATGAACATTTTAAGCCGTGCATTACGATTAGTTTGCCATCTACATGTTCttaaattggaaaattgtGGACTGTCAGGCAGAGCATTCATTATACTCG TGACAGCCCTAAAAATGAATAGTGGCATACGGGAACTGTATTTAGCCGATAACGGGCTCGACTTATATGACGCTATACAGCTTGGATCTCTCTTAAGAATGAACAAtcatttgcaattgctcgatattag TAATAATAACGTCCAGGACGATGGCGTACGAGATATATTGGAGGGTTTAATCAATCAAGTTAACGAAGATAAAACTGGCAAGGGACTCAGTATCCTGATATTGTGGAACAACCGTCTGACCAAGAAATCATCGCCTTATTTTTCGAGAATTATA GCTTTATCAAAAACATTGGAAACTCTAAACATCGGTCAAAACATGCTGACGGACGAAACATTGAGTATCGTTAACGAgtcattgaagaaaaatcgTGTTCTCCTACAATTAGGCATGCAATCGACAGAACTCACATGCGAAGGTATAATTACGCTCGCTGAGATAATGGAGACGAATCAAGTTTTGCAG AGAATAGATTTACGGGACAATAGTATACAGATGCGCGGAATGCATGCTCTCGTAAATGtcatgaaaaagaataaaaccaTTACGCAGATTGATTTGGACGACAAACCTCGAATAAGAATA GACGGTCCGGTGCACCAGTACATAGAAATGGTCGCGGAAATTCGCAGCTGCTGCAGCAAGAATGAGGAGTACCGCCAGTTGGAGGAGTCCGTCGAGGACGCCGAGAGTCCGCAGCATCCGAGCCGGCTGTTGAACGCGAGCTCCCGTAAGATCTCGCTTACCTGTCAGACACTGCCAAGCCCGGCGTCGCGATCGACGAAGTCGTTGACCGCCAACGAGCCGGCGGCGTGCGGCATGCTGGAGCCGAAGCGTACCAGCGGCGGTCGCCTGCGCTCCCCGGCTCCCAGTCCCATTCCCTCCCCCGTGGCCAGTCCGATTCCCAGCCCGTCCCGGAATCGCTTCGTCGTATGCCGGGTGTCGGAGACGCTGGTGCGCTCCGCGGAATCCTCAGCGTCCTCCTCACCGATCACTCCGCCCTCTCTCGGCTCCTCGCCGTGCTTCTTCTCTAACGCGAGCGGCGGCTCGTCGCGGTTTCGCGTGTCGGTCGTCGAGTCAACGGACACCGGCCGTTCGCCACCCAAGTCGGTCGTCGCCTCCTCCAATAGCGGCTCGGTGACGATCGGCTTCAATGTTGAAATCCATGCCGCTGACTCCGGCGATACCGACAGCGCAGCCAAGACGGATACGGCCGCTAGTGATAACGTAGCTGCATCCGTAGACAAATTTAGCGTAATCCCAGCGACGAGAGGAACAGCTGTGAATGAAGAGGCGCGATCGGCCGAGCGCAAAATTCAAACGCAATCCGCGGCGGACGAGACCGTTCTCGCGACGTGTAAGAATGAATGCGGTGTGGCGGCGAGGGTGGAAAAGGGGCGATTAGACCAAAGCGGTGCAGTCCGGACATTGCAGTCCGAAAGGAACGAGGACATTGCGATAAAGCGCGAGGGTAATTGCGATGAGAGCAACGACGTTACGACTGATTTCGAAAGTGCCGCGACGATCGAAAGGGATGCCGGGGTTATCAGGGATCATCGTACCGTGTATACAAGTACAAAAGAACTACAGGTACCTGCTTATCCGAACGAAGCTACTTCTTCGGCGAAGATTAATGTAATCGAGGATTGTAAAGTTTCGAATAGCGCGAAAAGGCCGCTTGTAGATGATATTTTGGATTACGGCGCGAAACAAGAGGCAACTTCGGAAGAGTTATCCACCTGCATTTCGGAATCTTCCGCGAGTACCGTCACGGAAACGTCTTCCGCTCGTCTGGCGGAACCGCATTCGCAAGAACCAACGAGCACGTCGATGCAGAAGCACAAATCCAACCTGGACAAGCTTTTGTCATTGTTCCAGCATCCCGGCCAGCTCTTCTCGGACACCTCGAGCGCGGCTGCGGAAACGAAAAGCACTCTGCAAGAGAATATCAATGGTGTGATGGCATTGGGTGACAGGCTACAGCAGTACCTGAAGGAAAGCCGAGCCAAGCTCGGCACCGACAACTCGTGGAACTTCTTGGAACACGATTCGCCGCCGAAGAACAAATCGATGAAGCTGAATGTGTCGCAGCTCCAGAACTTGACCGGCATGTTCACATCCTTCAAACTCGAACCGTATTCGAGTTTCGTCGTCGAGCACGGCACCAAGTTTTTTAGTCAAGCGAAGAATCAGGATGCAAATGTGCGAGAGAAGGatttagataatttagataaatctACGGAAATCATGGTCGGGAGGATTGGCGAAAAAGATTTGTTTAGTCAAGAAAAAAATCCGGTTGCGAGAAGCAACGATGAGAACTTAATTGGGCCGAAGAACGATCAAGTGACGAGGAATAGCGAGAATCAGATTACAAAGTGCGATGAGAATGATTTAAATGATAAGGAAAAGAGTGAAACTGTAAATACCAACGAGGTCGAGAATTTATCCGATCGAGTTAGCAGAAATGATAAAGAATTGATCAGCCATGAAAATAATCAGATTTTAAATAAGCAGAGTAATTTATTCGACGAAATGAAAAGTGAGATTGTAGAAATCGAAGCGAGAGATTTGCACGAAGAGGAGCGACGAGTCGCCGAGAACGCCAATGTGCGTTTCGAAATGCGAAAAGCGGAGAATCAAGTTGTTGAAGACGGTGAAAATTTGGAAGATCggagaaaagataaaattgcgAGTGACGACGAGCGCGATTGGGAAAAGATATCGACGGGAAACAGCGAGGATTTGGAAAGTAGAATTGCGAGAAATGACGAGAGAGATTCTGTGGACGATGCGTGTGTTGACGACGAAGGGAGTGCATGTAGCGTGGACAAGTTACAATGGACGAAATTCGACTTTAGTGATCAACTGTTATCTGAAAGTGTGCAATCAAAAGACAATCTTGTTGATAATTTAGTATTAGATGACTGCCTCGCGACGGACGCAGCAATTTTACCTCCAGTTTTACCTTCGCCGAGTAAGTCCATTGCGTGTACAACTgtaaaattaacaaacatAGCCGAATATTCTactttagaattaaataagatCGACAGCACAGGGTGTAATTCAAAACAGGATTCTAAACATATAGAGCGTGATAACGAGTGTTTGAAACGCGACGAGATTTTAGGGAACGACAGTGTAAAGTGTTTAGAACGCGATGACGCGGTCGGAGAAGCGAACGCTTCAACGGCGAGAAAGACATGTGATAAAATCACGACGGACAGTATTAATCAGACTAGTAATAATAGTTTTGCGATTTGTAACATAGCGCACGATAGAAAAGCTGTAGATAATGTAAGTACCGCGAGCACGTCGACGGGCGCCACGACGGACGACAACGTCGACGCGATCGAGTCCGCGTCGGACAACGACAGGACATCGGCATCCCTGTCGATGTCGGTGGACGACGCCGAGACGCTGTCCACGTCGTTGGAGAACGTCGACGCGTGCGACCACTTAAACAAGAAAGTTACCACTAGTACGCGTTGTATAGCCGATGAGGATCATCAGCGCGATTTTACGCAGAGGGAACCAGAGGAGAACTTGACGGAAGTCCTCGACGATGTTTGCTGCGATTTCGCTCACTGCAGAAgtacaaatgtaaatattaaagtagAGCAACGTGAATCGGAAACGGTGAGCCGTCCGGGAGGAGGCCAGACATCGGAGGAGCATCGTGAAAGAGTACAGTTCATGCCAAATAACATCAACAACGTGTATCGGAATATTCTTAAGGATGAGGCCGACATCAAGGATTCCCCGGCGGGCACCGTCGAACAGAGCAAGCGAACCGATCCGACCATCGCGTCTCACCTCACGCCGTACAAAACGTCCGCGAATTCGGCCAAATCCTCCGACGCGGAGGAGCTCATCTTTTGCATGACCGACATCTCCACGGATGGCGCGTCCGCGGAGGATGAGCTGTCGCCGAGCGTCGCGTCGAAAAACTCGTCGAATCGCGTCGCCGGGATAGCGGAGTCGTACTTCGAGCTGCCCGCTTCCAGGACCGCGGCGACGAGCGCCACGACGGCGTTGATCGGCGAGAATCCCGAGAGCGTGCACGGGGACAGTCAAGATTTCGGGATCGACGACGCTGGAATCGGCACGGCGGACGCGCAGCcgatgccgccgccgccgccgccgccgccgccgcgcggAAGCCTGCAGGAGAGCGTGGACTCCGGGATCGAGTCGGAGTGCTCGTCGATATGCATCCGGGTGGACTCCACCGCCGAGTGGAAAGTGGAGCTGGTCACGGTTCCGAGCAAGTCCTCGCGCAACGACAACGGCGTTTACGAGCGAACCGACGGCGAGATGAAGCGCGAGAACGAAGGCGAGGATAACGGCAAGTTCGAGGAGTTCGCGTCGGATTTTCTCGCGAGAAACACGCGACTGGCGGATAACGATAGCGTGAGCAACAACATCGCGCATTCGTATCTCAACAGCATCAAGTGTCCGGTCGTCGGTGGTGCTCGTTCCGTCACCGCGACGACGAGCGACGCGCCTCTGGGAATCGAGGTCACCGCCGATGAGATCTGTCCAGCAGCGCCGATAATCGCGCACTCCCCCGCAGCCGTGCACAGTACCAG CCCGAAATAA